One Armatimonadota bacterium genomic window carries:
- a CDS encoding alpha-L-fucosidase, whose product MSLAWLVGFSMVHQTQKFTSDWDSLKKYRCPEWFRDAKFGIWAHWGPQSVPMDGDWYARNMFIQGERQYEDHLKEYGHPSEHGYREIIEQWKCEKWNPDALMKLYKDTGAKYFVSMGVHHDNFDLWNSKYHTWNAVQHGPHRDVVGEWQKAAKKYGLKFGVSEHLGASYTWWRGSKGSDKTGPKAGVPYEGANPAYQELYHPLPAADDNAWYSTNPAWQHEWSERINDLISSYKPDLLYSDGGVPFGAIGRQVVANHYNQHLDTKGVEQAVYLCKDMTSGEFVAGTCVTDRERGSMSEIYPFEWQTDTSVGDWFYNKHWPFRKADWILHTLIDVVSKNGNLLLNVVQRPDGSLDDDLVQTLHTVGGWLKANGESIYGTRPWLTFGEGPTKVGGGHFSEDFPFSAEDIRFATHGKNTLYATTLGAPKTDEVTIQSLARFDGVKGRVTKVVSLADKKELKFTHDATGLHIQLPAEARNGLAYAFKITCSDVNAFRPDLVPKPSPVALKADAKGDFDLSADKADVEGGVRVESRGGKRNFGFWDSSADKVTWRVKVDSEGTYEFGFAACTARSGTDLLCTITDAASHKAQKLTFKIVGNGSWEDFVAATPQSVALPAGTYDVTLSAAVPESWQPINLCDTFLRRQE is encoded by the coding sequence ATGTCGCTGGCATGGCTTGTCGGGTTCAGTATGGTTCATCAAACGCAGAAGTTCACGTCTGATTGGGATTCTCTCAAGAAGTATCGGTGCCCGGAATGGTTTCGGGATGCCAAGTTCGGAATCTGGGCGCACTGGGGTCCGCAGTCGGTGCCGATGGACGGCGACTGGTACGCCCGCAACATGTTCATCCAGGGTGAGCGGCAGTACGAAGACCACCTGAAGGAGTATGGGCACCCCTCGGAGCATGGCTACCGCGAGATCATCGAGCAGTGGAAGTGCGAGAAGTGGAACCCGGACGCCTTGATGAAGCTGTACAAGGACACCGGCGCGAAGTACTTCGTGAGCATGGGCGTCCACCACGACAATTTCGACCTCTGGAACTCGAAGTACCACACCTGGAATGCGGTTCAGCACGGCCCCCATCGTGACGTCGTGGGCGAGTGGCAGAAGGCGGCCAAGAAGTACGGTCTTAAGTTCGGCGTTTCGGAGCACTTGGGTGCGAGCTACACCTGGTGGCGAGGCTCGAAGGGCTCGGATAAGACGGGGCCAAAGGCGGGCGTGCCGTACGAAGGAGCGAATCCGGCCTATCAGGAGCTTTATCATCCTCTGCCTGCGGCCGACGACAACGCCTGGTATTCGACCAATCCGGCTTGGCAACACGAATGGTCGGAGCGGATCAACGATCTGATTTCCTCCTATAAGCCCGACCTGCTGTACTCCGATGGTGGCGTGCCCTTTGGGGCAATTGGTCGGCAGGTGGTGGCCAACCACTACAACCAGCATTTGGATACGAAAGGCGTGGAGCAAGCGGTGTACCTGTGCAAGGACATGACGTCCGGCGAGTTCGTGGCGGGCACTTGCGTGACCGACCGCGAGCGGGGCTCGATGTCGGAAATCTACCCTTTCGAATGGCAGACCGATACATCGGTTGGCGACTGGTTCTACAACAAGCATTGGCCGTTCCGCAAGGCAGACTGGATTCTCCACACTCTCATCGACGTCGTCAGTAAGAACGGAAACCTGCTGTTGAACGTGGTTCAGCGGCCGGACGGCAGCCTGGACGACGACCTAGTACAGACTCTCCACACGGTAGGTGGTTGGCTGAAGGCGAACGGGGAGTCGATCTACGGCACTCGGCCCTGGTTAACCTTTGGCGAGGGACCGACGAAGGTGGGAGGTGGACACTTCAGCGAAGACTTCCCATTCTCGGCCGAGGACATTCGTTTTGCCACGCACGGGAAGAATACGCTTTACGCGACGACGCTTGGTGCGCCGAAGACGGATGAGGTGACCATTCAATCGTTGGCGCGGTTCGATGGCGTGAAAGGCAGGGTGACGAAGGTGGTCTCGCTGGCGGATAAGAAGGAGTTGAAGTTCACTCACGATGCGACAGGACTTCATATTCAGCTTCCGGCGGAAGCGCGGAATGGACTGGCGTACGCCTTCAAGATCACTTGTAGCGATGTAAATGCCTTCCGTCCGGACTTGGTGCCCAAGCCGTCACCGGTTGCCCTGAAGGCCGATGCCAAAGGCGACTTCGACTTATCGGCGGACAAGGCGGACGTGGAAGGAGGCGTGCGGGTTGAGTCGCGCGGAGGCAAGCGGAACTTCGGGTTCTGGGATTCTTCGGCCGACAAGGTGACGTGGCGAGTGAAAGTGGATTCGGAGGGAACATACGAGTTTGGCTTTGCCGCTTGTACGGCGCGAAGCGGAACGGACCTGTTGTGCACGATCACGGACGCGGCCAGCCATAAGGCTCAAAAGCTCACGTTCAAGATTGTGGGAAATGGGAGCTGGGAGGACTTTGTGGCGGCTACACCGCAATCGGTGGCGCTTCCAGCGGGCACGTACGACGTGACGCTCTCGGCGGCGGTGCCGGAGTCGTGGCAACCCATCAACCTATGCGACACGTTCTTGCGGCGGCAAGAGTAG
- a CDS encoding ATP-binding cassette domain-containing protein: protein MSLLTLNQATIRFGGLVAVNQVSFELNKGDLFGLIGPNGAGKTTCFNLITGVYAPTSGVITFDGRNITGTPSNKIAQLGICRTFQNIRLFQSMSSLENVVVGGFLRHRTVLGSALMYLPSAIKETERLKEQAMQLLDLVDLADVANTRSRDLPYGKQRRLEIARALATQPKLLLLDEPAAGMNPQEKMELLQMVKKVRDELGVTVLLIEHDMKFVMNLCERIVVLDHGEEIAQGPPSQIRNDPKVIAAYLGEAV from the coding sequence GTGAGCCTTCTCACCCTCAACCAAGCTACGATCCGCTTTGGCGGACTGGTCGCCGTCAATCAGGTCTCGTTCGAACTCAATAAGGGCGACCTATTCGGCCTCATCGGTCCGAACGGCGCGGGTAAGACGACCTGTTTCAACCTGATCACCGGTGTCTACGCGCCGACCTCTGGCGTGATCACCTTCGATGGCCGCAACATCACCGGAACACCATCGAACAAGATTGCCCAACTCGGCATCTGTCGTACGTTCCAGAACATCCGCCTCTTCCAGTCGATGTCATCACTGGAAAATGTCGTCGTAGGCGGCTTTCTCCGCCATCGCACCGTCCTCGGATCGGCGCTCATGTATCTTCCCAGCGCAATTAAGGAAACCGAGCGGCTCAAGGAACAGGCAATGCAGCTCCTTGACCTCGTGGACCTCGCCGACGTGGCAAACACCCGAAGCCGAGACCTCCCGTACGGCAAACAACGTCGATTGGAGATCGCCCGCGCCCTCGCGACTCAGCCAAAACTCCTGCTCCTCGACGAGCCGGCCGCCGGCATGAACCCGCAGGAGAAGATGGAGCTTTTGCAAATGGTCAAAAAGGTCCGGGACGAGCTTGGAGTCACCGTCTTGCTCATCGAACACGACATGAAGTTCGTGATGAACCTTTGCGAGCGAATTGTGGTCCTCGACCACGGCGAGGAAATCGCGCAGGGTCCTCCATCCCAAATCCGAAATGACCCCAAAGTCATCGCCGCCTATCTGGGCGAAGCCGTCTAA
- a CDS encoding alpha-ketoacid dehydrogenase subunit beta, whose amino-acid sequence MSATTEAPAALKKNYLTALKEALDEEMARNKMMLCQGEDIGRLGGAFGVTEGLQAKYGEDRVVDMPISEAAIVGSAVGMALNGMTVMAEMQFIDFISCGFDQIVNMMATYHYRTAGEVHIPVVVRGPAGAYGGGALYHSQMNEAWFCNAPGLKVVCPSTPYDAKGMLKAALRDGNPVIFYEIKELYRKREIEEELPTEDYIVPLGKAAIRREGKDVTLVSYGQNVYHCLDAAVELEKLGISAEVIDIRSLVPLDEDTIFNSIAKTSRVIVVNEAPMTCGFAGELIARISQKAFHLLDAPPSRVTRMDTPVPWVKPLELHVLPTIDKIVAEAVRIYRF is encoded by the coding sequence ATGAGCGCGACGACCGAAGCTCCCGCAGCTTTGAAGAAGAACTACCTCACCGCCCTCAAGGAGGCGCTGGATGAGGAAATGGCCCGAAATAAGATGATGCTTTGCCAAGGCGAGGACATTGGTCGCCTGGGCGGTGCGTTCGGCGTGACCGAAGGTCTTCAGGCCAAATACGGCGAAGATCGAGTCGTCGATATGCCGATTTCGGAAGCGGCGATTGTTGGATCGGCGGTTGGCATGGCGTTGAACGGCATGACGGTGATGGCCGAAATGCAGTTCATCGACTTCATCTCGTGCGGTTTCGATCAGATCGTCAACATGATGGCGACTTACCACTACCGAACGGCAGGCGAAGTCCATATTCCGGTCGTGGTGCGCGGCCCAGCCGGCGCTTATGGCGGCGGCGCGCTGTACCACAGCCAGATGAACGAGGCGTGGTTCTGCAACGCCCCGGGCCTGAAGGTTGTGTGCCCATCGACGCCGTACGACGCGAAGGGAATGCTGAAGGCGGCTCTGCGCGACGGCAACCCGGTCATTTTCTACGAGATCAAAGAGCTTTATCGAAAGCGCGAGATCGAGGAAGAGCTTCCTACCGAGGACTACATTGTTCCGCTTGGCAAAGCGGCGATCCGACGAGAAGGGAAGGACGTGACGCTGGTCTCCTATGGCCAAAACGTGTACCACTGTTTGGACGCGGCGGTCGAGCTTGAGAAGCTTGGCATCTCGGCGGAGGTGATCGATATTCGGTCGCTGGTCCCGCTCGACGAAGACACGATCTTCAATTCGATCGCGAAGACGAGCCGAGTGATTGTGGTGAACGAAGCGCCGATGACCTGTGGATTTGCGGGCGAACTCATTGCGCGGATCAGCCAGAAGGCGTTCCACCTCCTGGATGCGCCTCCCAGCCGAGTCACGCGAATGGACACGCCAGTGCCGTGGGTGAAGCCGCTAGAACTTCACGTTCTGCCGACGATCGACAAGATCGTGGCCGAAGCAGTTCGAATCTATCGGTTCTAG
- a CDS encoding sigma-70 family RNA polymerase sigma factor, with translation MVSIYLEGAGNYDEDAILVERFVAGEKTAFEDLYHKYYNKVFSLAKGVMILEEEAIDVTQEVFALVYRNLHRFNRQAKFSTWLFRITINRSIQESRKRRFKHKHVELIEAAESVAPEAPEHDDPRIQAAMEKLTPQDRAIIILFYWQEQTLQEIAESMDINLNAAKTRLYRARERFRIFFEKETGHDS, from the coding sequence GTGGTGTCGATTTATTTAGAAGGTGCCGGCAATTACGATGAGGACGCGATCCTGGTCGAGCGTTTTGTCGCGGGTGAAAAGACCGCCTTCGAAGACCTTTACCACAAGTACTACAACAAAGTTTTCTCGCTCGCCAAGGGCGTGATGATCCTCGAAGAAGAAGCGATCGACGTCACGCAAGAGGTCTTTGCCCTCGTCTACCGAAACCTCCACCGCTTCAATCGCCAAGCTAAATTTTCAACGTGGCTGTTCCGAATTACTATTAATCGAAGCATTCAGGAGTCCCGAAAGCGACGATTCAAGCACAAGCACGTTGAACTCATCGAAGCGGCCGAAAGCGTCGCCCCGGAAGCGCCGGAGCACGACGACCCACGAATTCAGGCCGCGATGGAGAAGCTCACCCCTCAAGATCGCGCCATCATCATCCTATTCTATTGGCAGGAGCAAACTCTCCAGGAGATTGCCGAGTCGATGGACATCAACCTGAACGCCGCCAAGACAAGGCTGTATCGCGCCCGTGAGCGTTTCCGAATCTTCTTCGAAAAGGAGACTGGCCATGATTCCTAG
- a CDS encoding phospholipid carrier-dependent glycosyltransferase, translating into MTAPSKLTKILLVVFACLHLAFATSFALETPYRTGGFLYNQRDVEHGGYAHAPDIGAPDERQHANYVRYLLKEHALPVLHPGAPDTGEEYESHQPPLYYALTAGVATVTGQTDVETGSFGNVARIFNALIGVSGIIGIFFAALWATKREDVAIVGTAFAALLPMNCALSGAISNDPLLISMISWSFALCAKALGAEEDRDIKKAMILAAVFAGLSCLTKSTGLISILGLVATAISLRKQVPLAKVAGWASIAFLIALPVWIRNQMIYGDPLAQKVFKEAFTGSAQKPMIIATIEASNAPGSPEVQYWLNWVGYWAARSYIGVFGYMDIWMNASGKAIRDTDPNWLYKGILAFIAVGKLAFLVYLRNKWKEVPRAIWVGLLIAVLTILLFIGFNMTYFQAQGRYLLPALAPAAIVLGIGWGMIFRSKLIPALLVVVLVFGGTSVYALSQLSSEFAARQSGSLSPR; encoded by the coding sequence ATGACCGCACCAAGCAAGCTGACAAAGATTTTATTGGTCGTATTTGCTTGCTTACACCTTGCGTTTGCTACCAGTTTTGCCCTCGAAACACCGTATCGGACAGGAGGATTTCTCTACAACCAGCGCGACGTAGAACACGGAGGCTATGCCCATGCTCCCGACATCGGTGCGCCCGACGAACGGCAGCACGCCAACTACGTTCGATACCTACTGAAAGAGCATGCGTTACCGGTCCTTCACCCCGGGGCGCCGGACACCGGTGAAGAGTACGAGAGCCACCAGCCGCCGCTGTACTATGCGCTGACGGCGGGCGTCGCTACCGTTACGGGCCAGACCGACGTCGAAACGGGCAGCTTTGGGAACGTCGCTCGCATCTTCAATGCTCTTATCGGCGTCAGCGGAATCATCGGCATCTTCTTCGCCGCGCTTTGGGCCACCAAGCGAGAGGACGTCGCCATCGTTGGGACGGCGTTCGCGGCCCTGCTTCCGATGAATTGCGCCCTCAGCGGCGCGATCTCGAACGACCCGCTCCTGATCTCGATGATCTCATGGTCGTTCGCCTTATGCGCCAAAGCTCTTGGTGCCGAGGAAGATAGGGACATCAAGAAGGCGATGATCCTGGCCGCCGTGTTTGCCGGGCTCTCCTGTTTGACCAAGTCGACCGGTCTAATCTCGATTCTCGGTCTGGTTGCCACGGCGATTTCTCTTCGCAAGCAGGTCCCCCTGGCCAAGGTTGCCGGATGGGCATCCATCGCCTTTCTCATCGCGCTTCCCGTCTGGATTCGCAACCAGATGATCTACGGCGATCCCTTAGCGCAAAAGGTGTTTAAGGAAGCGTTTACCGGTTCCGCTCAAAAACCGATGATCATCGCCACGATCGAAGCCAGCAACGCGCCTGGCTCGCCCGAGGTTCAGTACTGGCTGAATTGGGTGGGATACTGGGCGGCTCGGAGTTATATTGGCGTCTTTGGCTATATGGACATCTGGATGAACGCCTCCGGCAAGGCCATTCGGGACACGGACCCCAACTGGCTGTACAAGGGCATTCTCGCCTTCATCGCCGTCGGCAAGCTCGCTTTCCTCGTCTATCTGCGAAATAAATGGAAGGAAGTCCCCAGGGCCATATGGGTCGGGTTGCTGATCGCCGTTCTCACCATTTTGCTGTTCATCGGCTTCAACATGACCTACTTCCAGGCCCAAGGGCGATACCTCTTGCCCGCCTTGGCTCCGGCCGCCATTGTGCTCGGCATCGGATGGGGCATGATCTTTCGGTCTAAACTAATCCCGGCACTCCTGGTCGTTGTTCTAGTTTTTGGCGGTACATCGGTGTACGCATTGAGTCAACTTTCGTCCGAATTTGCCGCACGCCAGTCCGGGTCGCTGTCACCTCGATAG
- a CDS encoding thioredoxin fold domain-containing protein: MTTLLALSVFSGFFGGVDAPSKGFAAWQDTLKGKTSISAKVTVQEVGGTSNSYTIDMKKPNLLRLDTGSTLVIADGKNITTFDKKQGVYYKQPQTDEDMKVLLGDDQYSLFTGFFGDAPDLFKTEDGARKSLGGDQVLEVKGFYDKSGKKVQSFYVGSDNIAKRASITAKKQQGGDYVAVINAKDLVVNGSQADTLYAFNAPDDAKEINYQDLISSKWFHDLDEAKLIATRTHKKIFVDFMASWCGPCKMMDQTVFQTDEFKALGKGLVFCKIDIDLNPALADQYGVEAIPNMFVIRPDGSVVGHVLGYTPADQFIPQIQAMIDSTK, from the coding sequence ATGACGACATTATTAGCATTAAGCGTTTTCTCAGGATTCTTTGGTGGGGTCGATGCGCCCAGCAAGGGCTTCGCGGCGTGGCAGGATACCCTCAAGGGCAAAACCTCCATCAGCGCGAAGGTGACGGTTCAGGAAGTTGGCGGTACGTCGAACTCGTACACCATCGACATGAAGAAGCCGAATCTTCTTCGCCTCGATACCGGTTCGACTTTGGTGATTGCGGACGGCAAGAACATCACGACTTTCGACAAGAAACAGGGCGTCTACTACAAGCAGCCGCAAACGGACGAGGATATGAAGGTTCTTTTGGGGGACGATCAATATTCTCTGTTCACCGGCTTCTTCGGTGACGCCCCGGACCTCTTCAAGACCGAAGACGGCGCGCGAAAGAGCCTCGGCGGCGATCAGGTCCTTGAAGTCAAGGGCTTTTACGACAAATCTGGAAAGAAGGTCCAGTCGTTCTACGTCGGCAGCGACAACATCGCCAAGCGAGCTTCGATTACGGCGAAGAAGCAACAGGGCGGCGACTACGTGGCCGTCATCAACGCGAAGGACTTGGTCGTGAATGGCAGCCAGGCCGACACGCTTTATGCCTTTAACGCTCCGGACGATGCCAAGGAAATCAATTATCAAGATCTGATTTCGTCGAAGTGGTTCCATGACCTCGATGAGGCCAAACTGATAGCGACGCGAACGCACAAGAAGATCTTCGTGGACTTCATGGCGTCGTGGTGCGGCCCGTGCAAGATGATGGATCAGACGGTCTTCCAGACGGATGAGTTCAAAGCGCTGGGCAAGGGCCTGGTGTTCTGCAAGATCGACATCGACCTGAATCCGGCTCTTGCCGACCAATACGGAGTCGAAGCGATCCCGAATATGTTCGTCATCCGACCCGATGGTTCGGTGGTTGGACACGTGCTCGGCTACACCCCCGCCGACCAGTTCATCCCGCAGATCCAAGCGATGATCGATTCGACGAAATAG